From Rhodovastum atsumiense, a single genomic window includes:
- a CDS encoding acetyl-CoA C-acetyltransferase, giving the protein MPEAYIVAALRTAGGRRGGRLAGWHPADMAGEVLSALVAHAGVDPAAIDDVIMGCVSQAGEQASHIGRNAVLASTLPDSVPAVSIDRQCGSSQQALHFAAQAVMSGVQDLVIAAGVESMTRVPMGSPCSLYAKAGLGVGPFSPRIQHRYGVETFSQFSGAEMVAVKYGLDREQLDVYALESHRRAAAATGAGAFLREILPLPVQGPDGSTTLHRHDEGIRPDATAEAIAAVKPLQEGGRITAANASQVCDGAAGLLVASETALRRHNLTPLARIHTLVVTGGDPVIMLEEPIPATRRALQRAGLSIADIDLYEVNEAFAPIPLAWLQATGADPARLNVNGGAIALGHPLGASGAKLMATLVHALRARGGRYGLQTMCEGGGLANVTIIEAL; this is encoded by the coding sequence ATGCCCGAAGCCTATATCGTCGCGGCCCTGCGCACCGCCGGCGGCCGGCGCGGCGGCCGGCTCGCCGGCTGGCATCCCGCCGACATGGCCGGCGAGGTGCTGAGCGCGCTGGTGGCGCATGCCGGCGTCGATCCGGCGGCGATCGACGACGTGATCATGGGGTGCGTCAGCCAGGCCGGGGAGCAGGCGTCCCATATCGGCCGCAACGCCGTGCTCGCCTCGACCCTGCCCGACAGCGTGCCGGCGGTGTCCATCGACCGGCAATGCGGGTCCTCGCAACAGGCGCTGCATTTCGCCGCCCAGGCGGTGATGTCCGGCGTGCAGGACCTGGTGATCGCCGCCGGGGTGGAGAGCATGACACGGGTGCCGATGGGCTCACCCTGCAGCCTGTACGCGAAGGCCGGGCTCGGCGTCGGCCCGTTCAGTCCGCGCATCCAGCACCGCTACGGCGTGGAGACCTTCTCGCAGTTCTCCGGCGCCGAGATGGTGGCCGTGAAATACGGGCTCGACCGCGAGCAACTCGACGTCTATGCGCTGGAGAGCCACCGGCGCGCCGCCGCGGCGACCGGGGCTGGCGCCTTCCTGCGCGAGATCCTGCCATTGCCGGTGCAAGGCCCCGACGGGTCGACGACGCTGCACCGGCACGACGAGGGCATCCGCCCTGATGCGACGGCGGAGGCGATCGCGGCGGTGAAGCCGTTGCAGGAGGGGGGGCGCATCACCGCCGCCAATGCCAGCCAGGTCTGCGACGGCGCGGCGGGCCTGCTGGTGGCGAGCGAAACCGCGCTGCGCCGCCACAACCTGACCCCGCTTGCCCGCATCCATACCCTCGTCGTCACCGGGGGCGATCCGGTCATCATGCTGGAAGAGCCGATTCCCGCGACACGCCGGGCCCTGCAACGGGCGGGCCTGTCGATCGCCGATATCGATCTCTACGAGGTGAACGAGGCCTTCGCGCCGATTCCGCTGGCCTGGCTGCAGGCGACCGGTGCCGATCCGGCACGGCTCAACGTCAATGGCGGGGCGATCGCGCTCGGCCATCCCTTGGGCGCTTCGGGGGCGAAGCTGATGGCCACGCTGGTCCACGCCTTGCGTGCGCGCGGCGGCCGCTATGGCCTGCAGACCATGTGCGAGGGCGGCGGGCTGGCCAACGTCACCATCATCGAGGCGCTTTGA
- a CDS encoding SDR family NAD(P)-dependent oxidoreductase has product MRLEGMAAIVTGGASGLGAATADLLAARGARVSVFDRDVERGEAQARATGGLFQPLDVTDPVAAEAALAAAEAAHGVARILVNCAGIGTPQRAIGRDGQPQPLETFRRVIEVNLIGSFNILSKFAARLAAAEPVGEERGVAINTASIAAYDGQIGQAAYSASKGGVVGMTLPLARELAQHRIRVVTVAPGLFLTPLLSVLPPAAQESLGQQVPFPPRLGDPAEYADLVACIIGNPMLNGETIRIDGALRMAPR; this is encoded by the coding sequence GTGCGACTGGAAGGAATGGCTGCGATCGTGACCGGCGGGGCCTCGGGACTGGGCGCGGCGACGGCGGACCTGCTGGCCGCCCGTGGCGCGCGGGTGAGCGTCTTCGACCGGGATGTCGAACGGGGCGAGGCGCAGGCGCGCGCGACCGGCGGCCTGTTCCAGCCCCTGGACGTGACCGATCCGGTGGCGGCGGAGGCGGCGCTCGCCGCGGCGGAGGCTGCCCATGGGGTCGCGCGCATCCTGGTGAACTGCGCCGGCATCGGCACTCCGCAGCGCGCCATCGGCCGCGACGGCCAGCCGCAGCCATTGGAGACCTTCCGCCGCGTCATCGAAGTCAACCTGATCGGCAGCTTCAACATCCTCTCGAAATTCGCCGCCCGTCTCGCTGCCGCCGAGCCGGTGGGAGAAGAGCGGGGGGTCGCGATCAACACCGCCTCGATCGCGGCCTATGACGGGCAGATCGGCCAGGCCGCCTATTCGGCCTCGAAGGGTGGGGTGGTGGGCATGACGCTGCCGCTGGCGCGCGAGCTCGCACAGCACCGCATCCGCGTGGTGACGGTGGCGCCGGGCCTGTTCCTCACACCGCTGCTCTCGGTGCTGCCGCCGGCGGCACAGGAATCGCTTGGCCAGCAGGTGCCGTTTCCGCCGCGGCTCGGCGATCCGGCGGAATATGCCGATCTGGTCGCCTGCATCATCGGCAATCCCATGCTGAACGGCGAGACCATCCGGATCGACGGCGCGCTGCGCATGGCGCCCCGCTGA
- a CDS encoding acyl-CoA dehydrogenase family protein — protein MTLNVPTPEHMTDGDLTIFRDSVVHFLDRHAPPARIEQWRHDKVVARALWTRAGEASLLGLSTDADHGGAGGDFRHEVVLMEEVARRGLDGWGVTLHNAIVMPYISHYGTAEQKARWLPQLASGARVGAIAMTEPGAGSDLQGVRTTARRRGEGYVLNGSKTFITNGQTAELVIVVAKTDPSRGAKGISLFVVETEAATGFERGRNLDKIGLEAADTSELFFNDVALPATALLGGEEGRGFVQLMEQLPQERLIIAVQAMAMIERALAVTLDYVRQRHAFGRPVIDNQVVAFRLAECKTEATVAKVFVNHCVGQHLAGRLDAATASMAKYWVTELQGRIIDTCLQLHGGYGYMDEYPIARMFKDARVARIYGGTNEIMKLLIARTL, from the coding sequence ATGACGCTGAACGTGCCGACGCCCGAGCACATGACCGACGGGGACCTCACGATCTTCCGCGATTCGGTGGTCCACTTCCTCGATCGCCACGCCCCGCCCGCCCGGATCGAGCAATGGCGGCACGACAAGGTGGTGGCGCGCGCATTATGGACGCGTGCGGGGGAAGCAAGCCTGCTCGGCCTGTCCACCGATGCCGATCATGGCGGTGCCGGCGGCGATTTCCGCCACGAGGTGGTGCTGATGGAAGAGGTCGCGCGGCGTGGCCTCGATGGCTGGGGGGTGACGCTGCACAACGCCATCGTCATGCCCTACATCAGCCATTACGGTACCGCCGAGCAGAAGGCGCGCTGGTTGCCGCAGCTCGCCAGCGGGGCCCGGGTCGGCGCGATCGCCATGACCGAACCGGGCGCCGGCTCCGACCTGCAGGGCGTGCGCACCACCGCGCGGCGGCGCGGCGAGGGCTATGTGCTGAACGGATCGAAGACCTTCATCACCAACGGCCAGACCGCCGAGCTGGTCATCGTGGTGGCGAAGACCGATCCCTCGCGTGGCGCCAAGGGAATCTCCCTGTTCGTCGTGGAAACCGAGGCCGCGACCGGCTTCGAGCGCGGCCGCAACCTCGACAAGATCGGGCTGGAGGCGGCGGACACCTCGGAGCTGTTCTTCAACGACGTGGCCCTGCCCGCGACCGCCCTGCTCGGCGGCGAGGAAGGTCGCGGCTTCGTGCAACTGATGGAGCAATTGCCACAGGAACGGCTGATCATCGCCGTGCAGGCCATGGCGATGATCGAGCGCGCGCTTGCCGTCACGCTCGATTACGTCCGGCAGCGCCACGCCTTCGGCCGCCCGGTCATCGACAACCAGGTCGTCGCCTTCCGCCTCGCCGAATGCAAGACCGAGGCGACGGTGGCGAAGGTGTTCGTCAATCACTGCGTCGGCCAGCACCTCGCCGGCAGGCTCGATGCGGCGACGGCGTCGATGGCCAAGTACTGGGTTACCGAGCTGCAGGGACGCATCATCGACACCTGCCTGCAGCTTCATGGCGGCTACGGCTACATGGACGAGTATCCGATCGCACGCATGTTC